In Pseudonocardia sp. DSM 110487, the sequence GAGCGCGATCGCGCCTCCGTTGACGTTGACCTTGTCCGGGTCGATCCCGAGCTTCTTCGTGGAGACCAGCCCGACGGCGGCGAACGCCTCGTTGATCTCGACGAGGTCGATGTCGGTGGGCGCGATGCCCTCCTTCTCGCACGCCTTGACGATCGCGTTGGCCGGCTGCTCGTGCAGGCTCGCGTCCGGGCCCGCGACGACGCCGTGGGCGCCGATCTCGGCGATCCAGGTCAGCCCCAGCTCCTCGGCCTTCGCGCGGCTCATCACCACCACGGCGGCCGCGCCGTCGGAGATCTGGGACGACGAGCCGGCGGTGATCGTGCCGTCGGAGGAGAACGCGGGGCGCAGCTTCGCGAGGCTCTCGCCGGTGGTGTCGCCGCGCACGCCCTCGTCGGTGGAGACGACGAGCGGGTCGCCCTTGCGCTGCGGCACGGTGACGGGTGCGATCTCGGCGTCGAACGTGCCGTCGGTGGCGGCCTTCGCGGCGAGCTGGTGCGAGCGCGCGGCGAAGCCGTCCTGGTCCTCGCGGGTGACGCCGTAGCGGGCGTTGAACTTCTCGGTGGACGCGCCCATCGGCAGCTGGTCGAACGCGCAGAAAAGCCCGTCGTGCGCCATGTGGTCGAGCATCGTGACGTCGCCGAACTTGAACCCGGCGCGCGACTTCGGCAGCAGGTGCGGCGCCTGCGTCATCGACTCCTGCCCACCGGCCACCACGATGTCGAACTCGCCGGCGCGGATGAGCTGGTCGGCCAGCGCGATCGCGTCGAGCCCGGACAGGCACACCTTGTTGATCGTGAGTGCCGGGATGTCCATCGGGATGCCCGCCCCGAACGCGGCCTGCCGGGCGGGGATCTGCCCCGTCCCAGCTGTGAGCACCTGGCCCATGATCACGTACTGGACCTGATCGGGAGCGACGCCCGCCCGCTCGAGCGCAGCCTTGATGGCCACGGAGCCCAGCTGAGCACCGCTGAAGTCCTTCAACGCGCCGGACATCTTGCCCATCGGCGTGCGGGCCCCGGCGACGATCACGGATCCGGACACGACTGACCTCCATCGGCTGCGCTGGCGGGCGATCCGACGATACCCGCCGGTAGGCACCCTCGCGGCCGTGACGACTCGCACACCTGTCGGCACGCAGTGCCGCCGGTTATCGTCCGGAAATGGGAGAACACACGGTCCTCGCGGTCGACCACGTCGGGATCGCGGTGGCGGACCTCGACGCGGCGATCGAGTGGTACGCCTCCACTTTCGGCCTGGTGGCGACGCACACCGAGACCAACGAGGAGCAGGGCGTCCGGGAGGCAATGCTGTCCGCCCCCGGCGACTCCGGCGCGGCCATCCAGCTGCTGGCCCCGCTGCGCGCGGACTCCGCCATCGCGAAGTTCCTCGACCGCAGCGGCCCCGGCATCCAGCAGCTGGCTTATCGGGTGACTGACGTCGACGCGAGCTGCGAGGCCCTGCGCGCGAAGGGCCTGCGCCTGCTCTACGACGAACCGCGCCGCGGCACGGCGGGATCGCGCATCAACTTCGTGCACCCGAAGGACGCCGGCGGCGTGCTCGTGGAACTGGTTCAGCCCTCTGAGCAGCACTGAATCGGTCTCAGTGGCGGCCGTCACGGCGTCGGACCAAGCACATGCGTACTATACTGCGCAGTAACTTTCGCCCGGGTCACGACTCGAGCCAACGGAGGCCAGCCGTGCAGGAAATCCGCGACGCCATCCTCGCCGAGCAGTTCGACGCCGTCCCTGGACTGGACGTGCCCGACCACTACCGGGGCGTCACGGTGCACGCCGACGAGGCGGAGATGTTCGCCGGCATCCCCACGCGTGAGAAGGATCCACGCAAGAGCCTCCACCTCGACGAGGTGGCGACGCCCGAGCTGGGCCCCGGCGAGGCGATCGTTGCGGTGATGGCGAGCGCCATCAACTACAACACGGTCTGGACCTCGATCTTCGAACCCATGCCGACCTTCGGTTTCCTGCGCCGCTACGGGCGGGTGTCCGAGCTGACGAAGCGCCACGACCTGCCCTATCACGTGGTGGGCTCCGACCTCGCGGGCGTCGTCCTTCGCACGGGCCCCGGCGTCACCCGCTGGAAGCCGGGCGATCGAGTGGTGGCGCACTGCCTGTCCGTCGAGCTGGAGAGCCCAGACGGGCACGACGACACGATGCTCGACCCGGAGCAGCGCATCTGGGGCTTCGAGACCAACTTCGGAGGGCTCGCGGAGCTCGCACTGGTCAAGTCCAACCAGCTGATGCCCAAGCCCGCCCACCTGACCTGGGAGGAGGCGGCCTGCCCCGGCCTGGTCAACTCCACCGCGTACCGCCAGCTCGTCTCCCGGCACGGCGCGGCCATGAAGCAGGGCGACACGGTCCTGATCTGGGGCGCGTCGGGCGGGCTCGGTTCGTATGCAACCCAGTACGCGCTGAACGGGGGCGCGATCCCGGTCTGCGTGGTCTCGTCACCGCAGAAGGCCGAGATCTGCCGGCGCATGGGTGCCGAGCTGATCATCGACCGCACCGCGGAGGCCTATCGGTTCTGGAAGGACGAGCACACCCAGGACCCGCGGGAGTGGAAACGCTTCGGCGCGCGGATCCGCGAGCTCACCGGCGGTGACGACCCGGACATCGTCTTCGAGCACCCGGGCCGCGAGACGTTCGGCGCGAGCGTCTACGTCGCGCGCAAGGGCGGCACGATCGTCACCTGCGCGTCCACGTCGGGCTACGAGCACAGCTACGACAACCGCTACCTCTGGATGAACCTCAAGCGGATCATCGGGTCGCATTTCGCCAACTACCGCGAGTCGTTCGAGGCCAACCGGCTGATCGACAAGGCCCTGATCCACCCGACGCTGTCGAAGGTCTACCCGCTCGACGAGACCGGGCAGGCCGCGCTGGACGTGCACACCAACAGCCATCAGGGCAAGGTCGGCGTGCTCACGCTCGCCCCGCGGGAGGGACTCGGCGTCACCGATCCGGAGAAGCGTGCCCGCCACGTGGACGCGATAAACCGCTTCCGTGGGGTCTGATCCACCCGGCACCACCCACAAGGGTGAGGCTGTTCACCCCCTCAACGCGCAGCCGACCACCCTCTGAGGCCCGCCCGGTACGGTGAACGACATGGCCGGGAACCCCTCACCTCCCCCGTCCGATGCCGGCTTCGAGGTCGTCCGCAGGGGCTACGACCAGGGGCAGGTCGACGCCCATCTGCGCCGGTTGGACGCCGAGGTCAGCATCCTCGAGACGGACCGGGATGCTGCGCTCGCGCAGGCCGTGCAGCTGGCGAGGGAGCTGGACGAGGCACGGGTGCGGGCGGAGAAGCTGCGGGCGCAGGTCCGCACGCTTGCCAGCCCGAACCAGAGCCCGCAGGGAACCACCGAGCGGATCCGGGCGATGTTGCGGCTCGCCGAGGACGAGGTCGCCGACATGCTCTCCCGCGCCGAGACGGACGCGACCCGGCGCACGAAGGAGGCCGAGGCGGAGGCTGCGCAGACCCGCGCCGCCGCACAGGCCGACGCCGCCGCCATCCACGAGGAGGGGCGCATCGAGGCCGAGAAGATTCGGAAGGAGCTCGAGGAGGAACGCGCGGCGGTCGCGTTGGAGCTCCAGGAGGCACGCGAGCGGCTGGCCGCGGAACGCACCTCCACGGAGGCCGACCTTGCCGCGCGGATCGAGGCCGCCGAAGAGGCGCAGGCCAGGGCGTGGGCGGATTCGGAGGCCCGCCGCAAGCTGGTGGAGGAGGATTTCACCATCGCCATGGACCAGCGGCGAACCGAGTCGCTCTCCGCCCTCGCGGCCAAGCACACGGCCGCCCTCCGCGAGGCCGAGAGGCTACGCGAAGCGGCTGCGGCCCAGGCGCGGGAGACGATCGCGCGCGCCGAGGAGCAGGCCCGGGAGCGCCTCGCCGAGGCGCAGCGCCGGGTTGACGAGCTGGTCACCGCCCGCGCCCTCATGGCGGAGCAGCTCACCCGCACCAGGGCGATGCTCGACGACACGCTCGGGTCGCTTCATCTGGCGCCGGAGCAGCTCATCCCCGCAGCGCGCACCGCCGACGACGTGACAACGGCCTTCTCCGAGGGCCATCCCTCCATCGACGCTGATCATGGGGCGGACGCGGAGGAAGCCGACGCAGAGACGGCCGACGACGGCGACGCGGACAGCACCGGCGATCAGGACACCGACGACTCGGCCACAGCGGCCGGCATCCCGGCCCGCCACCCGTCCCGCCGCCAACGGCGCCGCTCGAGGGCCGGTTCGACCCCCCGCTGACACACTCGCGCGAGTCGCGGTCCGGGTGCGCGCGGGCGGCTTACGCCGCCGGCGCTGCGCTCCCCCGCGTCCGCCAGGTGGGCGCCGTCTCCACTCTCGTCAGGCGCCAGCCCTCGCCCGTACGGCTGACCGAGAAGCGGTACACCTCGCCCATCGTGAGCTCCGGCCGTCCGTCGGCTCGGTCGGCGAAAGTCACGAGGGCGTTCGCGCGGACGGAGGCCGTGTCCTCAGTGAGCTCGATCAGGAGGCCGCCGAGGAGGTGCTGGGTTGCCGTGTCGGGGGTGTGATTGCGGGCTGCCTGCGCGATCAGGGCATCGCGTCCCTCCGCGGTGCCGCCGGGCGTTCTGGCCGTCGCGTCGACTGTGAAGAGCGACTTCATGTCGTCGAACCGGCCGTCGTCCAGGCAGGCCGCGAGGCGCTGCACGAGGTTCTCAATGTCCTGTCGATCGGTCACGGGAACATCCTCCGTTTCGTTGGTCCAACCAACGATAAACCAAAAACGTTGGCCCTGCCAACGGATTGGTAGGGTGTGTGGGTGGACGTCCGCACCGCCCCTGCCCGGCTCCGCTCGTTGCCCAGCTGGCTGTTGAACCAGGTCGCGCTGCCCGCGCAGCGCATCATCGCCGAGGCGCTGGGTTCTGCGGGCGCGCGGCGGCAGCACTACTCCGTCCTCTCCGCGCTGGAGGAGTTCGGCCCGGCGAGTCAGGCGGCACTCGGCAGGCGGTGCGGGATCGACCGGAGCGACATGGTCGCGCTCGTCGACGAGCTCGCAGCGGCCGGTCGGCTGGAGCGCACGCCCGACCCGGACGATCGTCGCCGCAACGTCATCGCGATCACCGACGCGGGGCGGGAGTTCCTGGCGACCCTCGACCGGCTGCTCGCCGGCGCCCAGGACGAACTACTCGCCCCCCTGTCCTCCCACGAGCGGGCCGATCTGGTCCGGCTCCTCGGTGCCGTTCTCGTCCACCACTCCGATTAACCCGGGCGCCGCCGCGAACGCGCGGACCAGCAGCTCACGTGCCAGTGCCTGCGGTCGGCCACGGAGCCCAGATCGTCCGCAGGCCATGTCACGACGTGCCCGGTGCCTGCGCGGATCAGCTGCTGGCAGCCGGGGCAGCGGTAGTCCTTCCCGGCGGCCGAGCCCGGCACGCTGCGCACCACCCAGTCACCGTCGGCCGCGGACTCGCGGCGCGTGGCGGCGGCCGAGCGCAGCGGCGCATGCTCCGGGCGACGGTGGCGGTTCGAGCGAGGCACTGCTGCCCCTCAGCGACCGTTGTAGTCCCGGAATCCGTGACCGGTCTTGCGACCCAGCCGCCCGGCCGTCACCAGGTGTTCCAGCAGCGGCGCCGGCGCGAACCCGGAGAGCCGGAACTCGTGGTAGAGCGTGCGCTCGATGGCCAGCGACACATCCAGACCCACCACGTCGAGCAGCTCGAACGGACCCATCGGCAGGGCGCAGCCGGTCTTCATCGCCGCGTCGATGTCGTCGGCGGTGGCGTAGTGCGCCTCCAGCATCTTCACCGCGTCGTTCAGGTACGGGAAGAGCAGCGCGTTGACGATGAAACCGGCCCGGTCCCCGCACGAGACGGGGACCTTGCCGAGCCGCTCGCACAGCGCGATGCCGGTGGCGGTGGCGTCGGCGGAGGTGGTGATCGTGGAGACCACCTCCACCAGCTTCATCACCGGCGCCGGGTTGAAGAAGTGCAGGCCGAGCACGTCCTGCTGGCGGGTCGTGGCCGCCGCGCACTCGACGACGGGCAGCGACGACGTGGTGGTGGCGAGGATCGCGCCCGGCTTGCAGATCTCGTCCAATGCGGCGAACACGGCCCGCTTGACGTCGAGCTCCTCTGCGACGGCCTCGACCACGAGGTCGACGTCGGCGAGGTCCTCCAGCCGCGTGGTGGTGGTGATCCGCGAGAGCGTGGCGTCCCGCTCCGGCTCCTCGATCTTGCCCCGCACCACTGCCTTGTCCAGCGACTTGCGGATGCCGGCGACCGCGCCCTCGACCTTCGACTCACTGCGCCCGCGCACCACGACGTCGAACCCGGCCTTCGCGAAGACCTCGACGATGCCCGACGCCATCGTGCCCGTGCCGACCACGCCGACCCGCTGCACCTCGCGCACCGGAACGTCGGCCGGGATCTTCGAGCCCGGGGTGAGCGCGTCCGGCACCACCTCGGAGCTGTGCGGCTTGGCGTACGTGTAGAAGCCCCGCCCGCTCTTGCGACCGAGCAGGCCCGCGGTGGTCATCTGCTTCAGGATCGGTGCCGGCGCGTGCAGCGGGTTGCGCGACTGCCGGTACATCGTGTCGAGGATCTCGTACGAGGTGTCCAGCCCGATGAGGTCGAGCAGCGCCAGCGGGCCCATGGGGTAGCCGCAGCCGTAGCGCATCGCGGCGTCGAGGTCCTCTCGGGTGGCGTAGCGCTCCTCGTACATCCGCGCGGCGTGGTTGAGGTAGCCGAACAGCAGCGCGTTGGCGATGAACCCGGCGCGGTCGCCGATGACGACCGGCACCTTGTCGAGCGACGCGACGAACGCGCGGGCGTCCTCGATCACGTCGGGCTCGGTGACGACGGTGCGGACGAGCTCCACGAGCTTCTGCACCGGCGCCGGGTTGAAGAAGTGCATCCCGAGGACCTTGCCGGGCCTGCCGGTGTGCACGGCCAGCTCGGTGACCGACAACGAGGAGGTGTTGGACGCGAGGATCACGTCGGGCCGGCACACGCGGTCCAGCTCGCCGAGGACGTGTGCCTTCAGGTCCAGGTGCTCGGGCACCGCCTCGACCACCAGGTCGGCCTCGGCGAGATCGGCGAGCGACGTGGTGGTGGTGATGCGGCCGAGCAGCTCGTCGGCGGCCTCCTGAGTCAGCTTGCCGCGCCCGACCGCTCGCGCGGTGGACGTCTCCAGGTGGGCCCGCCCGCGCTCGACGGCCTCGGCGTCGACCTCGGCGGCGAGCACCTGCAGACCGTTGCGGGCGAACACCTCGACGATGCCCGCTCCCATCGTGCCCAGGCCGACAACCCCGACCGTCCGGAACTCGCGCACGCTTGACCTCCCGCTTCCCCGAGGGACGAACCGCCGCGATCCTCCCATCCGGGGCGCGGTCGCGGAGTGTGAGAGCTACCTCCCGTGACGAACCCGCACGAGCCCGATCAGGGCTTTCATGGTGCGGGCGCTCCGGGAGAAGCTGGTGACGGGCACGGGAAGCGGGAACCGCTGGCTGGCCACGGCCTGCGGGCGGGCGAACTCGCGCAGCCCGTCCTCGCCGTGGATGCGCCCGAAGCCCGAGTCGCCCACTCCCCCGAAGGGGAGGCCCGGAATGCCGGCGAACGAGATCACTCCGTTGACGGCGACCATGCCGCAGCGCAGCCGCCCCGCGATCTCCTCGCCACGCGCACGGGAGAACACGGAGGCACCCAGGCCGTACGCGGTGGCGTTGGCCCGCCGCACCGCCTCGTCGACGTCCGGCACGCGGTTGACCACGAGCAGCGGCCCGAACGTCTCCTCGGTGACCGCGCAGCTGTCCTCGGGGACGTCGACGATCACGACCGGCTCCACGAACGGCGGGTGCACCGACTCCGCCCCGCCGACGACGGCACGCCCGCCGCGGGCCAGCGCGTCGTCGACGTGCCGACGCACGACGTCGACCTGCGCCGGCATCGTCATCGGTCCGTACGCGCCGCCCGATCCGGCGTGCAGCCCCCTGGATTTCGCCACGACCTTCGCGGTGAACTCCTCGGCGACCGCGTCGAGCACGTAGACCCGCTCCACGCCCGCGCACGTCTGGCCTGCGTTCGACATGCCGCCCCACACGGCCGCGTCGGCCGCCGCGTCGAGATCCGCATCGGCGTCGACGATCATCGCGTCCTTGCCGCCGCATTCGACGAGCACCGGTGTCAGGCTCTCCGCGCACGCGGCCATCACGCGCTTGCCGGTGGCGGTCGAGCCGGTGAAAGCGACCTTCCCGACGCCCGGGGCGCGGCAGAGGGCGGCGCCCGTCTCCCCGAACCCGGTGACGACCTGCAGCACCGGGCGGCCGTCGACGATCTCGGCGAACGTGTCGGCGAGCGCGACGCCGACGCCAGGGGTGAGCTCGCTCGGCTTGAACACCACGGCGTTGCCCGCCGCCAGCGCGTAGGCGATCGAGCCCATCGGCGTGAACACCGGGTAGTTCCAGGGCCCGATCACGCCGATCACGCCGTACGGCCGGTAGGTCACGCTCGCCGCCTGGTTGCCCATCAGCAGGCCCGGAGCGACCTTGCGGCGGCCGAGCACCTTCTCGGCGTGCCTGGCGGCCCAGTCGAGGTGGTCGATCGCGAGGACGAGCTCGAGGCGCGCGTCGTCGATCGGCTTGCCGGTCTCCTCGACCACCACGCCGGCCAGGTCGTCGAGCTTGCGCACGAGCACCGCACGCCAGGCGGCCAACAGTCGCTTGCGCTCGGCGGCGCCGATCCCGTCCCACCACGCGGCACCCGATGCCGCCCGGGCCACCGCGGCGCGCACCGCCGCCTCGTCGTGCACCGGATGCGTGCCGACGACGTCGCCGGTGCGCGGATCGAGGGACTCGAAGGTCACCGGGGCAGGCGCTTCGGTGGCGGTCATTACTCCAGAGTAATCCCTGGAGTAGTGGCCGACTCTCGCCGATTCGGTCCCCGGGCCCGGGCTAGGGCGCCAGCTTCGCGAAGGCCACGGTGTTGTCCACGTAGTGGCCGGTCCTCTCGTCGAACGCACCACCGCAGGTGATCAGGTTCAGCCGGATCGCGTCGTCGGCGAGGTAGACCCGCTGCCCCGGGAACTCATCCTTCTTGAACGACTCCACCGACTCGACGACGAACCGCAGACGGTTGTCGCCGCCCTGCTCGACGAGAACCTCATCGCCCGGCACGAGCGTCGACAGGCGGGCGAACAGGCCAGGCTGCCCCTTCTGACCGGTCGGCGTCAGCCCGTCCACGTGGGCGGCGATCACAGCCGAACCGCGCTGGCCCGGCTTCGTCTCGTCGCCGTCCACGTCGATCTTCTCGCCCGCGTACCACCCGGCGATCTCCGGATGCTCCACCGGCGGCACCTGAACGGAACCGTCCGGGTTGAGGCCCAGGTCGATCAGATCGGACTCGACACCGAGCTTCGGGATCGACACCGACACCGGGTCGGCCACCACGGGCGCCGGCGGCGCCTGCGGCGGCGGGACGGGCGCCTCGGCGGCCGGGGCGGAGCACCCGCCGACCAGGAGGACGGCGAGTGCCCCGAGCCCGACGAGGAGTCTCACTTCGCGGGGCCGACGCCGGTGGCGACGCCGCCGACCGGCAAC encodes:
- a CDS encoding acetyl-CoA C-acetyltransferase, whose product is MSGSVIVAGARTPMGKMSGALKDFSGAQLGSVAIKAALERAGVAPDQVQYVIMGQVLTAGTGQIPARQAAFGAGIPMDIPALTINKVCLSGLDAIALADQLIRAGEFDIVVAGGQESMTQAPHLLPKSRAGFKFGDVTMLDHMAHDGLFCAFDQLPMGASTEKFNARYGVTREDQDGFAARSHQLAAKAATDGTFDAEIAPVTVPQRKGDPLVVSTDEGVRGDTTGESLAKLRPAFSSDGTITAGSSSQISDGAAAVVVMSRAKAEELGLTWIAEIGAHGVVAGPDASLHEQPANAIVKACEKEGIAPTDIDLVEINEAFAAVGLVSTKKLGIDPDKVNVNGGAIALGHPIGMSGARLALHLALELGRRGGGVGAAALCGGGGQGDALIIRVPASS
- the mce gene encoding methylmalonyl-CoA epimerase, encoding MGEHTVLAVDHVGIAVADLDAAIEWYASTFGLVATHTETNEEQGVREAMLSAPGDSGAAIQLLAPLRADSAIAKFLDRSGPGIQQLAYRVTDVDASCEALRAKGLRLLYDEPRRGTAGSRINFVHPKDAGGVLVELVQPSEQH
- the ccrA gene encoding crotonyl-CoA carboxylase/reductase: MQEIRDAILAEQFDAVPGLDVPDHYRGVTVHADEAEMFAGIPTREKDPRKSLHLDEVATPELGPGEAIVAVMASAINYNTVWTSIFEPMPTFGFLRRYGRVSELTKRHDLPYHVVGSDLAGVVLRTGPGVTRWKPGDRVVAHCLSVELESPDGHDDTMLDPEQRIWGFETNFGGLAELALVKSNQLMPKPAHLTWEEAACPGLVNSTAYRQLVSRHGAAMKQGDTVLIWGASGGLGSYATQYALNGGAIPVCVVSSPQKAEICRRMGAELIIDRTAEAYRFWKDEHTQDPREWKRFGARIRELTGGDDPDIVFEHPGRETFGASVYVARKGGTIVTCASTSGYEHSYDNRYLWMNLKRIIGSHFANYRESFEANRLIDKALIHPTLSKVYPLDETGQAALDVHTNSHQGKVGVLTLAPREGLGVTDPEKRARHVDAINRFRGV
- a CDS encoding nuclear transport factor 2 family protein produces the protein MTDRQDIENLVQRLAACLDDGRFDDMKSLFTVDATARTPGGTAEGRDALIAQAARNHTPDTATQHLLGGLLIELTEDTASVRANALVTFADRADGRPELTMGEVYRFSVSRTGEGWRLTRVETAPTWRTRGSAAPAA
- a CDS encoding MarR family winged helix-turn-helix transcriptional regulator codes for the protein MDVRTAPARLRSLPSWLLNQVALPAQRIIAEALGSAGARRQHYSVLSALEEFGPASQAALGRRCGIDRSDMVALVDELAAAGRLERTPDPDDRRRNVIAITDAGREFLATLDRLLAGAQDELLAPLSSHERADLVRLLGAVLVHHSD
- a CDS encoding 3-hydroxyacyl-CoA dehydrogenase family protein, whose product is MREFRTVGVVGLGTMGAGIVEVFARNGLQVLAAEVDAEAVERGRAHLETSTARAVGRGKLTQEAADELLGRITTTTSLADLAEADLVVEAVPEHLDLKAHVLGELDRVCRPDVILASNTSSLSVTELAVHTGRPGKVLGMHFFNPAPVQKLVELVRTVVTEPDVIEDARAFVASLDKVPVVIGDRAGFIANALLFGYLNHAARMYEERYATREDLDAAMRYGCGYPMGPLALLDLIGLDTSYEILDTMYRQSRNPLHAPAPILKQMTTAGLLGRKSGRGFYTYAKPHSSEVVPDALTPGSKIPADVPVREVQRVGVVGTGTMASGIVEVFAKAGFDVVVRGRSESKVEGAVAGIRKSLDKAVVRGKIEEPERDATLSRITTTTRLEDLADVDLVVEAVAEELDVKRAVFAALDEICKPGAILATTTSSLPVVECAAATTRQQDVLGLHFFNPAPVMKLVEVVSTITTSADATATGIALCERLGKVPVSCGDRAGFIVNALLFPYLNDAVKMLEAHYATADDIDAAMKTGCALPMGPFELLDVVGLDVSLAIERTLYHEFRLSGFAPAPLLEHLVTAGRLGRKTGHGFRDYNGR
- a CDS encoding aldehyde dehydrogenase family protein, which translates into the protein MTATEAPAPVTFESLDPRTGDVVGTHPVHDEAAVRAAVARAASGAAWWDGIGAAERKRLLAAWRAVLVRKLDDLAGVVVEETGKPIDDARLELVLAIDHLDWAARHAEKVLGRRKVAPGLLMGNQAASVTYRPYGVIGVIGPWNYPVFTPMGSIAYALAAGNAVVFKPSELTPGVGVALADTFAEIVDGRPVLQVVTGFGETGAALCRAPGVGKVAFTGSTATGKRVMAACAESLTPVLVECGGKDAMIVDADADLDAAADAAVWGGMSNAGQTCAGVERVYVLDAVAEEFTAKVVAKSRGLHAGSGGAYGPMTMPAQVDVVRRHVDDALARGGRAVVGGAESVHPPFVEPVVIVDVPEDSCAVTEETFGPLLVVNRVPDVDEAVRRANATAYGLGASVFSRARGEEIAGRLRCGMVAVNGVISFAGIPGLPFGGVGDSGFGRIHGEDGLREFARPQAVASQRFPLPVPVTSFSRSARTMKALIGLVRVRHGR
- a CDS encoding sortase domain-bontaining protein; protein product: MRLLVGLGALAVLLVGGCSAPAAEAPVPPPQAPPAPVVADPVSVSIPKLGVESDLIDLGLNPDGSVQVPPVEHPEIAGWYAGEKIDVDGDETKPGQRGSAVIAAHVDGLTPTGQKGQPGLFARLSTLVPGDEVLVEQGGDNRLRFVVESVESFKKDEFPGQRVYLADDAIRLNLITCGGAFDERTGHYVDNTVAFAKLAP